One Streptomyces sp. CG4 genomic window, ATGGGGGTGATCCACCGTTTAGACCCTACGGCGCATCCTGAAATGCCCTGTTTGCCATGGAATGTGAGGCTGGATTCCGTCGGTCATCCATCGATCACGACATCCGGGCTCCGGGAGGTCACCGGCGTGACTCCATGGCTGCGCATCACCCACCACTGGGTACGACTGCTCCTCGTCCTCGCGACGACCGTGCCCGCGTACGGCACCGCCCCCGCCTACGCCGCCGCCCCGGGCGCCGGAACCTCCCCCGTCCCGGCCCACCGCCACATCCCCGCCGCGGGCAGCCCCGCCGCACCGAGGCACCTCCGCCGCCCGGACCCCCCGGGCCACTCGCGGGAGACGGCCCACAAGACCCCGGACGCCCTCGCCCCCGCCGATCACGCTCGCGCTCCCGGCCACGACCGGGCCCGCAGGCACGATCCCGGGGGCTCCCCCGGCATCCGCCCCTCGCCGGCCGCCATGCCCTCCGACTCGGCCTCGGCCTCCTACCGCCCGGTGTCGACGGTCGAGCCGACCCGTGCGGGCAGCCGGGCCGGCGAGGGGCGGATGCGGCCGGGCCGGCCGGACGGGCCCGCGGCCGAGGTGGAGGGTGACAACGACCCCGTACCCACCCAGGCTCCGGGCACCGGCCGGCCGGAGGAACCGGAGACCGCGGTCCTCCCGTCCGCGACCTCGCCCCCCTCGGACGCCCCCGACCAGGCCGGTCTCGACCAGCCCCGCACCCAGAACGCCCCCCAGCAGGGCCGGACCGCCACCCAGCCGGTTCTGCAGATCCTCCCCCTGGGCACCGGCCTGGTCCTCATCGGCCTCGGCCTGGCCCTGGCCTTCCTGGGCCTGAGACTCCGCAAGGACTGACGACGGCAGGCCGTTCCCCCAAGGGCAGGGCACCATCCCATGGCGCTACGGCGTCACCAGCAGCACCTTGCCGACGTGCCCGCTCGCCTCCACCACCCGATGTCCCTCGGCCGCCTCGGCCATCGGCAACTCCCGGTCCACAACCGGCCGCACATGCCCGCCGGCGAGCAACGGCCACACATGCTCCCGCACCGCCGCCACGATCGCCGCCTTCTCACTGAGCGGCCGCGCCCGCAGCGAGGTCGCACTGATCGCGGCCCGCTTGCCGAGCAGCGTGCCGATGTTCAGCTCGCCCTTGACCCCGCCCTGCATACCGATGATCGCGAGACGCCCGCTGACGGCGAGCGCCTGGACGTTGCGCTCCAGGTACTTCGCCCCCATGTTGTCCAGGATCACATCGGCCCCGTCGCCCCCGGTGCCCGCCTTGACCTCGGCGACGAAGTCCTGCTCGCGATAGTTGATCAGGATGTCCGCGCCCAGCTCGGCGCAGCGCTCCAGCTTCTCCTTCGTACCGGCCGTCACCGCGACCTTGGCCCCGACGGCCTTGGCGAGCTGGATCGCCATGGTGCCGATGCCGCTGGACCCGCCGTGCACGAGCAGCGTCTCGCCGGGCCGCAGGTGGGCGATCATGAACACGTTGGACCAGACCGTGCAGACCACCTCGGGCAGCGCGGCGGCCTGGGTGAGGTCGACACCCTCGGGCACAGGCAGCAGCTGCCCGGCCGGTACGACGACCTTCTCGGCGTATCCGCCGCCCGAGAGCAGCGCGCACACCTCGTCGCCGACGGCCCAGCCGGAGACTCCGGGGCCGAGTGCGGCGATCCTGCCGGAACACTCCAGGCCGGGGTAGGGGGAGGCGCCGGGCGGCGGGTTGTAGAAGCCCTGTCGCTGCAGGATGTCGGCACGGTTGACGGCGCTGGCCACCACCTCGACCAGCACCTCGCCCTCGCCGGGCACCGGGTCGGGGACCTCCGCCCACACCAGCGCCTCGGGACCGCCAGGTTCGGGAATCGTGATCGCATGCATGCCCGTGACGCTACTCCCCGCAGCCGGCCTGTCCGGGGTTGACCCGCTCGCCGCCGGATGTGCAGGACGCCGCGTCAGCTGCGGGGCAACGGCCGGTTGTCCGGGGTGACCTGGGCACCGGGGGACGCGCGGACGATCGTGATCAGCCGGTCGGTCAGCTGGAGGGCGCCGATGGCCGGGTCGTCGTAACCGAGCACCCGGTGCCCGCGTACGACGCTCACCACGAGGTCGTCGGTCTCACGCGTCCGCTTGCCCACCTCGGCGCGGACCACCGGGCGTTCGACGAGGTCCAGCCCGCTGCCCTGCTGGATCAGGTCTTCCATGACCATGCCGGCGGCGGGGCTGAGCACGGAGAGGCCGAGCAGCCGGCCGGCGGCGCTGGCGCTGGTGATGACGGCGTCGGCCCCGGACTGCTGGAGCAGCGGTGCGTTCTCCTCCTCGCGTACGGCGGCCACGATCTTCGCGCTCCGGTTGAGCTGCCGGGCCGTCAGCGTGACGAGGACGGCGGTGTCGTCGCGCTGGGGAGCGACGATGATCTGCCGGGCCTTGTGCAGCTCGGCCCGCCGGAGCACATCACTGCGGGTGGCGTCACCCATGACCCCCGCGTAGCCCTCGGCGGTCGCCGCGTCGACGGCCTTGGCGCTCGGGTCCACCACGACCACCTGCTCCTGTTTCAGCCCCGTCGCGCAGACGGTCTGGATCGCCGACCGTCCCTTGGTGCCGAAGCCGATGACGACGGTGTGGTCGCGCAAGGCGGACCTCCAGCGGTTCAGGCGCCATTCCTCCCGGGTGCGTTCGGTGAGGACCTCCAGCGTGGTGCCGACCAGAATGATCAGGAACAGCACGCGCAGGGGCGTGATGACGAAGATGTTGGTGAGCCGGGCACCGTCGCTGACCGGGGTGATGTCGCCGTATCCGGTGGTGGAGAGCGTCACGGTGGCGTAGTAGAAGGCATCGAGCAGGTCGACCGAGTCATCGGCGTTGTCGTGGTAGCCGTCGTGGTCGGCGTAGACGACCAGGGCAGTGGCGACCAGCACGAGCAGGGCCATGAGCAGCCGTTTGACGACCTGGCGGATCGGGCGCTCCACCACTTTCTTCGGGAGTTTCACCCGATGGGTCACCAGATGGTCGCCCGCCTGGCGGGCGATGGCGTCATGGCCCGGAAGTTTCACGTGAAACACACCTCGATGCCCGCGGCCGCCCACGGCAGGTCCAGCAGCTCGGTCTCCTGACCCTGCCCGGCCCCACCGGGCGGTACGACGGCGAGTGCGTCGGCGGCGGCGATGCCGCGGAGCATGGCCGGACCGTTGTAGTGCAGCGGAGCGGCGCAGTCACCGCGCAGCACCACGGGGACGAGCCGGGTGTCGTGCGGGTGCCCCTGGATCGCCTCCTTGAGCGGCAGCGTGTACGGCTCGGGGGCCGGGTGGGCGGCCAGGGTGCGCAGCAACGGCTCGGCGAGCGTGAGCAGGCCGGAGACGGCGGCGAGGGGGTTGCCGGGCAGGCCGACGAGGTGCTGGGCGTCCTTGGTGCGGGCCAGCAGCATGGGGTGGCCGGGGCGCACCTTGACGCCGTCGACGAGGAGTTCGGCGCCGATGCGCTCCAGGACGGGATGGACATGGTCGACCGGTCCGCCCGCGGTACCGCCGGTGGTGACGACGAGGTCGGCCGCGGAGCCGGTGACGGCCTGGTGCAGGGCCTCGGCGTCGTCGCCGATCCGGCGCACCGCGACGACCTCGGCGCCGAGCGCGCGCAGCCAGGGCGGCAGCATGGGGCCGAGCGCGTCCCGGATCAGCCCGTCGTGCGGCAGTCCTTCGGTCAGCAATTCGTCGCCGAGGACGAGGACTTCGGCACGCGGACGCGGTACGGCGGTGAGGGTGTCGTATCCGGCCGCCGCGGCGAGGCCCAGGACGGCGGGAGTGACCAGGGTGCCGACGGGCAGCAACTGGTCGCCGCCGCGGCATTCCTGGGCGCGCGGGCGGATGTCCTGGCCGTGCGCCAGTTCCCGGGTGGCGTGGAGCCGGCCCTGTGCGTCGGTGCGGCCGTGCTCGCTGCGCAGCACGGCGGTGGTGTCGGCGGGGATGCGGGCGCCGGTGGCGATGCGGACCGCCTCGCCGTCGGTGAGCGGCTCCGGCTGCGCGTGCCCGGCGAGCACGCCCTCGTCCCGTACGTCCCAGGGGCCGGGCCCGGCGACCGCCCAGCCGTCCATCGCGGAGGTGTCGAAGGAGGGCAGGTCGGTGAGCGCGTCGAGCGGGGCGGCCAGGACGAGGCCGAGGGTGTCGCCGAGGGGCACGGTGACGGGGGCACGGCGGGCACGGGCGCGGGCGGCGCGGGCGGCGGTCTCGCGGGCCTGGCGCCATGGGATGGCGCGGTGCTCCTCGCCGTGCGCTGCGGGTGCCGGTGCGGGCACCTGGCCCGGGTGGTCGTCCTTGGCTTCCCTCACGAGGGCCAGGGCCTCCTCGACGTCGAGGTCGTCGCTGTCCTCGGCGGGCGCTGCGGCCCGGGTTCCGGGGGCGGTCATCCGGCGTCCTGGGCGCTCGCGCCCCCGCTGCCCTCTTTTCCGCCCCCGTTTTTCCCGCCGCCGTTGTTCTCTTCCTCCCAGCGCAGCGCGAGCGCGACCGCCTTGCGCGCGGCCTCGGCGACCGCTTC contains:
- a CDS encoding NAD(P)H-quinone oxidoreductase, which codes for MHAITIPEPGGPEALVWAEVPDPVPGEGEVLVEVVASAVNRADILQRQGFYNPPPGASPYPGLECSGRIAALGPGVSGWAVGDEVCALLSGGGYAEKVVVPAGQLLPVPEGVDLTQAAALPEVVCTVWSNVFMIAHLRPGETLLVHGGSSGIGTMAIQLAKAVGAKVAVTAGTKEKLERCAELGADILINYREQDFVAEVKAGTGGDGADVILDNMGAKYLERNVQALAVSGRLAIIGMQGGVKGELNIGTLLGKRAAISATSLRARPLSEKAAIVAAVREHVWPLLAGGHVRPVVDRELPMAEAAEGHRVVEASGHVGKVLLVTP
- a CDS encoding potassium channel family protein — its product is MKLPGHDAIARQAGDHLVTHRVKLPKKVVERPIRQVVKRLLMALLVLVATALVVYADHDGYHDNADDSVDLLDAFYYATVTLSTTGYGDITPVSDGARLTNIFVITPLRVLFLIILVGTTLEVLTERTREEWRLNRWRSALRDHTVVIGFGTKGRSAIQTVCATGLKQEQVVVVDPSAKAVDAATAEGYAGVMGDATRSDVLRRAELHKARQIIVAPQRDDTAVLVTLTARQLNRSAKIVAAVREEENAPLLQQSGADAVITSASAAGRLLGLSVLSPAAGMVMEDLIQQGSGLDLVERPVVRAEVGKRTRETDDLVVSVVRGHRVLGYDDPAIGALQLTDRLITIVRASPGAQVTPDNRPLPRS
- a CDS encoding molybdopterin molybdotransferase MoeA, whose amino-acid sequence is MTAPGTRAAAPAEDSDDLDVEEALALVREAKDDHPGQVPAPAPAAHGEEHRAIPWRQARETAARAARARARRAPVTVPLGDTLGLVLAAPLDALTDLPSFDTSAMDGWAVAGPGPWDVRDEGVLAGHAQPEPLTDGEAVRIATGARIPADTTAVLRSEHGRTDAQGRLHATRELAHGQDIRPRAQECRGGDQLLPVGTLVTPAVLGLAAAAGYDTLTAVPRPRAEVLVLGDELLTEGLPHDGLIRDALGPMLPPWLRALGAEVVAVRRIGDDAEALHQAVTGSAADLVVTTGGTAGGPVDHVHPVLERIGAELLVDGVKVRPGHPMLLARTKDAQHLVGLPGNPLAAVSGLLTLAEPLLRTLAAHPAPEPYTLPLKEAIQGHPHDTRLVPVVLRGDCAAPLHYNGPAMLRGIAAADALAVVPPGGAGQGQETELLDLPWAAAGIEVCFT